The Mytilus galloprovincialis chromosome 2, xbMytGall1.hap1.1, whole genome shotgun sequence genome has a window encoding:
- the LOC143062751 gene encoding uncharacterized protein LOC143062751 has translation MASNPTCKSLQKQVTELQNRIKELSWKPSVENEVKRPPSNEKNVVYVQKDRKVPKFTAYNFQVEDWIEDVNTVLHAREMSRQERADFIYLQLEGSAKDEVKYRSHLVRQSPDQILEILQDAFGVKDNITKLQKNFLDRVQKPNESLREYSYVLMDLMSKITNKDSTWMPNKEKTLCDQFSQNVQDSYLRKHLKQIVRAQSHIPFLDLREEAIMWSEEEEYKDKRYNTKTKSETTDTVPEEPTTDVCASKDKTDSSSEQSDKFNQLLGIVQKQSEQIETLTKIVNTKQQPTSYNSRYNRFEPQRRTLLCFRCNEPGHKIADCPVVNSKKSGNG, from the coding sequence ATGGCAAGTAATCCTACTTGTAAGTCTTTACAAAAGCAAGTGACTGAATTACAGAATAGAATTAAAGAACTATCTTGGAAACCTAGTGTTGAAAATGAAGTAAAAAGACCACCATCTAACGAAAAGAATGTTGTATATGTGCAGAAAGATAGAAAAGTTCCAAAGTTTACTGCGTATAATTTTCAAGTTGAAGATTGGATTGAAGATGTTAATACTGTGTTACATGCACGTGAGATGTCCCGTCAAGAACGAGCggattttatatatttacaacttGAAGGTTCTGCCAAAGATGAAGTGAAATACCGTTCTCATCTAGTTCGACAAAGTCCAGatcaaattttagaaattttacaaGATGCCTTTGGTGTAAAGGATAACATTACTAAATTACAGAAGAATTTTTTGGACCGTGTGCAAAAGCCAAATGAATCACTCAGGGAATATTCGTATGTGTTAATGGATTTAATgagtaaaattacaaataaagatTCTACTTGGATGCCTAATAAAGAGAAAACATTGTGCGaccaattttcacaaaatgtaCAAGACAGTTACTTAAGAAAACATCTGAAGCAAATAGTTCGTGCACAATCTCATATACCATTTTTGGATTTACGTGAAGAAGCTATTATGTGGTCCGAGGAGGAAgaatataaagataaaagataCAACACAAAGACGAAAAGTGAAACAACCGATACTGTACCAGAAGAACCTACAACTGATGTTTGCGCTAGTAAGGATAAAACTGACAGTAGTAGTGAACAGTCCGATAAATTCAATCAGTTATTGGGTATTGTCCAAAAACAAAGTGAACAGATTGAAACATTAACAAAGATCGTTAATACAAAGCAACAGCCAACAAGTTATAACAGTAGATACAATAGGTTTGAGCCACAACGACGTACTTTGTTATGTTTTAGATGCAATGAGCCAGGTCACAAGATTGCAGACTGTCCAGTTGTGAATTCCAAGAAGTCGGGAAACGGGTAG